The genome window atctagAATATAATCAAATGCACTCGATAGTGAATTAATAGTTTCGGTGTTTTTGGCAGCTGAAGTTATTGCTGAGGAAACTGCAGAGACAGCAGAATTAGTAACAGAGCTCATTATTGTGGTATCTTGAATTGGACTTTTAGTTTTATGAAGTGATGAAATCAACTATACAAAAAGTTTACGAAATAAAGTTACACTTATggaatgaaaaaaaataacaatcttatatataaagtatcaataaaagaaaattaagGTTATGTGCAAatcaagaaaatataattaaagaGCAATTATTTCAAGTATAACTTATTGGCAACAGTAAGGAACGCTAAATTTTAAACGATAAGACTCTTAATAAGTAGCAGCAATTATCACCTCTTCATCAAAAATcagaatttttgaaatattttgaaacatgCGTTAGCGCATCATTGCACTTCcttcaattatttttccGAATTGTGTTCAAGTACCacaataaattacaaattaCTAATCTTACTAGTtcagaatatataaaataatatctttcaACTCGAACTTTCGCTAGAAGTTACCATCGAATCACAAGTACGATCAATCAAATAAGAGAAGGAGAGATAACGTTTATCAAAACTTGTTTGTCGTACATTTTTGCTTACtaaaatttacaatttctCCTACAGTCTCTCCCACACTTTCTTCCAATATTTCTTTACTTGTTGGTTTGTTGAACCAAATTAAGAAGAACAAATCATCCAGCAAACATTGCAAATAAAAGATCATTTTTTGGAAAAACTGTTTTATATGCTATGTAAACGTTATACCATGTGTATATGCGGGTAATGgtgttttttttctaattgtgATGGCAATAAGATGATGATGGTATTGCAGTGAAGGGTGATAAGAAACTCTCAGTTAATAGAGGTAGGGAAGGAGAAATAGATTATTGTTTAGATATGTCAATGTTGCATAACTATTACTATAACACAATCAaaagttaaataaaaatattatgtgTGCTGTTTTCTTAcatatgtaaatatatattatgtatGGGGAGAGAAAATAAGCTTACAATTGGATTACGACGTAAGGTACTTCGACATCTTCACCTTCTTTGTCATCTGCACATATTTCTAAGATCATGGTTTTGACGTGAGATGGGATTTCTTTCTTGGTAACAAATTTAACTAATTCAGTTATAGTTAAATCCATTCTTTCCTTTAACTTCTTTGCTGGGAAAAAAGAAGCGTATAATAAAGATACACCGTATGATAACATAGTGATTTCTAaactttcttctttttcaaaatgagAGATTAAATCCTTCAATTTGATATCACCttgaatattaaatctGTCCCAAATCTTGTCATATTCTGTGTCGTTGTACTTAGCCTTTGGAGATGCAATTGGTTCTGAAAAGCCAAAGAATGGTAGAGCTAAATTAACAAAACCATTCTTATATTGTTCAATGTCTGTCTTACCATCAACAACTTTATATAGTTCTAGGTTGACAAGACCAGTAACTAATGCTGTTGTTGTAGCAATGGCTGGAATGATACGACCTGCAATGAATTTAGTCTTTTGAAGATCAGCAGTTTCAATAGAATAATTCAAAGCTCTACAGTTTGAACAAGCAGTTATAAATTCAATGTGGTGATTAGTATCGTCATCTTTTTCGAATTCAACAGGTACTAATTTTGAATCGGAACCTAATGTAGAAGGATCTGGAAGAGACTTCACTAAGATGTCAATGCCGTCATTGGCGTTGCCAGCGTTTGGATCTGgatcatcatcatttacttgaattttgatatttgaaCTTGGTGAAAAGTCTGGAATAATCATACCATCAATTACTGATTTATAATGTTTAATATCAGgattattaaaatcacCCTTTAAACCAAAGTTAAAAGCACGTAAATTGGCACCAGCAACAACGAAATGGAAATgatcattattattgatatcaAATGTTAATGGTGTAGGAGCACGCTTTGGTCCAGACCAAAATGGAGCTCCATTAGAAGTTTTGGCATCCTTAGggaaattatataataattgttGAATATCGTTGGTGAATTTGGTCTCAAATTCAGTTCTTGCCCATTTAATACATTCATCAAAATCTTTAGGTCTCTCGGTAAATGAAGCAGATATGGATTCAAATATACCCTTGACATCACCACTTTgttttaaaacattttctAGAAAGTTTGGATCAGATAAGAATAAATTAACATTTTCTGGAGCATCGGCAAAATAACCTTGGAATAAAGATTTAGCCCAAGCAATTGTATGATCTATTTTGTTTGGGAAAGAACGTAAAGTACATAGTGGAATAGACTTTTCAGGTGGATCTCTAGAAGATGAGTAGGATTCTGTTACTCTTGGAATAATTACTTGCGTATTACCCTTTGTACCTAAAGTACCAGATTCCAAAAGTGGTTTACCGAAGAACACACAACGACGATCAACATAAGTACGTGCATCGACATTATCTAAGGCGTTGGTTACAAAATCCAAACTTTGCCAGAATGCATCATCAAAGATATCTTCAGTTTCTGAACCAACTTTATCTATTTTAggaattattttattttttaagtCTGGGTTCATTGCAATGACAGCATCTGCAGCTACTTCTGATTTATTTCTACCGACATCTTTTGGTCTAAATAAGAATTGACGATTTAAGTTAGACctttcaattgaatcattatctgttacaaatattttaccaTTTTCACCAGAGCCTAAACCTAACAACGCCCAATTCTTTAACATTTCACAACCAATAGCACCAGAACCAACAAGAAATACCTTTGAGTTAGCTAATTTCTTTTGGAAATCTAAACCAAAGACAGCAATTTGACTATCATAACGTGAGTTGATTGGTTTTGTATTTTCTTCAGTTCTTGGGAAATTCTTAGAGTCTGGTAACGATTCCAAAGAATCGAAATATAAGAATTGCTTAGTTGGGGTGAATTTACCAGAACAACCTTTTAAAATCTCTTGAGCTACTAGACCGCCAAAAAATGCTACAATACCAGGAATATCACCCCTTGCTTGATAAGATAACTCCTTGATCAATTCCTTGTCAATTTGAGGATCTTCGTTAGAATCTTCTAAACCCAAAACTTTTGGTTCTTGGACAGCCAAGTCGGTGACTAATTTAATCATTTCGTTGGCATCTTCATCATTCATTGGTCTTGgcaattgattttgatgtctaatttgaaattggtGTAATGCTTGGAACCCTAAATGTAATTGCGGGGTTCTGTCAAATTTAGCAAAGtcagaaaataaaaattctgGGTTTGATAAACTTTCTCGTAAGGTACTGAAATTCAACTTAACTGGAACTTTAACCTCAGTAAAAATACCACCTTTAATATAAGTACCCAATTCTTTAACAGAACCTATTCTGAATGCGAAAGGACCCAGAACTTCGACTTTATAAATACCGTTATCATTTAGCTTTTCCAAACCTTCAACTTCGGAGAATTTTACATAATTACCATCCTCCAAACCATGTCTATTATCATCTAACATTGTAACGGTACCATCCGCTTCAATATCTGATACAATACCACTCTTTGGCTCTTCACCAGTAGAGTCAATGACTGAAAATTCCTCACCGAAATCAACGAAAATGTTACCAAACAAACCTCTCGTTTCAGtggaaataaatttaattccTTTCTTATGACaaaattcattgattttaattttatcttcCAATGAAACGGTATCTGTTGTAACAATGACttgaaattgttttaaattttcaaaatcagaatcaatattttctagAGCATCGACTGGCACATAAGCATTTAACtcctttaatttatttattgatacAACATCTCTTTTAGAGCCAACATTTTCCTcagagaaaaaaaattgggtagataaatcttcaattttaattaattcagGGTCatataatttcattgattTAACACCTGCAAGAGCAACATTCTTGGCAATTTCAATACCTAGACCTTTCATACCAATAATCAAAATGTTGGAAAGTTGCATCTTTAGCATAGCCTCCTTACCCAGGACATAAAGTTGACGAGAGTATAAACCCTCGTCAATTTCACCATTCATGACCTGATTACTCATGTTAATGtgatttatttcaattctagattgatatatttattgtcTAGTTTTTTGACCCTTACaagataataattaaaattattaacaaatatCTATTTAAGAAAAAGATCTGGAATTCCTTTTAGATGTATACAATATAAAACCGGCCTAAATTTATTGTGAATTGGAGTATTTAAAGGTCTACTAATTTGTAATTTGTAACTTTCAGACTAGCGtatactattattaataattcatttttacaattttttagagattatcaatattttaaaaaccTTGAATGTGTTTAAATTGCTGTATTTTGATAGTTACCCCTAGCTATAGCCGGGTAATCACAGTATATAATGTGAAAAGTTATAAGGTCCACGACATCTCATCTCAATAAATGATGCTTAGTAAAAGACCTTCAGTGATATTTGCCCTTGTCTATTTGATATAGTTTTAGAATTTTTGGATAAAAAGGTAGTTTTATACTCTATcattagaaatattttttgatccAGATTTTTAACGGGACATTGCCTATTAACTGAGTTGAAAAGAGTAAGAAATCAAAATGAATACAGAAAAGGTTCAATTATATGGTGGAACCATTTCATCAACAATTCCTTCAGGGTTCTTGGATGTTTCTATGATCCGTGAGGTTCCTGATACTCAAGAGGTATATGTCAACAGTAGAACCGATTCTGACCACTTTGATGATGGTTTGGGCAGAAACGAAAGTATCATTTTTGATTTGCTAGAGAGGGTGGATGCTACAGACGACAAGGAAGCATTAGAAGTACATATAGGAGAAATTTCGGAGTTGAACGATTCTGATGGTTGGTTAAAGATAAACTGGAAACAATTAGATAACACTTCTCAAACAGTAATCTTAATTGAATCTGCCAAAAAATGGGGGAAACAGTCGTTAGAGGAAGTTGTTGTCATATGCATGGGATTGATACGattcaaagaatttgaTACAGACGTTGTGATCACCATTAATGTCCCATTAGGaactaaattattagattcaGAGAATGAAcagaaattgaaagaatCCGTTTGTGAGAATTCTAATGTCAAAGCTGCATACCGCATACTTCAAACTActattaaagattttaaaattgttgataaaacattatttgtatagaattataatattttataagaaaaaacaatagATATAATCGGAGTTATCTAAATAGCATtactacaatgtaaatttCATTTACAACTTTCtctaaaaagaaatcataATCGTTGtgtgtttttttttgtcTTCAGCAATTTCGAAAAGTTAATATTGTTATCCTACGTGGCCATCAGCCGCAAGAGAAGgttttattcttttctCAGATGCTGCATTCTCAACTCTACAGTTCGTAACTGTTTGAAAAGTAATGGAAAGTAAACGACATTATACAGTAACATTCatctattgaaaatttgtaatttaCGTGTTCTTCGAAAATTTATGCAAGTAACACCGCATTAAGACGAATTAGAGATCTAGTGAGGGTTAGGTTACCTAGAAAGAGAcgaaatataataattatataatgttcaattttaattcatGAACTAATAGATGAGTTATTGCGTGAATGAAGAAGTAATACATGATAGCATCATGATTGCCAGTTACTTGTCCTGAAAAGTTTGCAGGAAGTATTATAATTAGTTCTTTGCAAAAACATAATAAAAGAGTAAAGCTATTtgtttcttatatatacacataaATGCAggtaaatttaattttaccTAGTTAATTTGCTTCTTAACCTGTTcttgtttatataatattgttaattcAATTGCATTAGAATTTTCATCTTTCTAAAAGGTAACTGTTAGAAAAGAAAAGCTATCTTGTTGAGATTTATTGAAAGGTTAAGGTTAAGGTTAACATATCACTATTTAAAAGGGAGGAACTTTGATGGTTACCTGAATTCATTAAGGACGCTCATATATGTTtatgaattaaaaattagAATAACGACTATAAGttacaattacaattacaataatGTCTAAAAGAGCTagaaaaaattcaataagGACAAAGATCTTGTTAACATCTTTATTTACAACTATTATTACACTAATATTTGTGAAAGTAGTATTCTTTATGTTCTCAAGTGATGTTGATAttagttttaaaaatttaaatgcAGAACTATCAGGTAATCTTCAATCAACGAACCTGttaactaaaaataaaggaTTAAATGGAGAACTTTATGATAAAATAGAGGAGTTAgcaaatcaaataataaaagaacaaaGTCTGCAAACAAAGGAACTGGATAAACAGAGACGTTATCtagagaaaaaaataaattcactAAAGGAGCTACCGGCAAGATCATCTCAGTCTTTAAGGGAAAAATTGACTTATCAATTTGAATATGATAGTTCCAAAAAATTTCCAGCATATATTTGGCAGATATTTACAGAAACTTCTATTGGTAATAAGAAGACCAACGAAgtaaaaaatgaagatacCTTAAATTTACTTTGGGGTGATAAGAATCCAGGTTTCGTTGATGAagtttttgataataatgaagtaATAAAAGCAATGATAAAGTATCATTACTCTAATATACCCGAAATTTTAGAAGCTTTTGAATCGCTACCatctgaaattttaaaggttgatttttttaaattcttattattgttgGCTCGTGGCGGTACATACGTTGATTCTGATACGATACCTTTGATCCCAATTCCTAATTGGATTCCTGAATCAATAAATACTAAAGATGTTGGTCTTCTGATAGGAATCGAACATGATTCCAGTCCAGCTAATTGGGAACAAACATTTGCTAGAAGGTTACAGTTTGGTACTTGGATCATCCAAGCTAAACCAGGTCATCCagtaataaaagaaatggTTGCAAGAATAACTGAATTCACCCTAAAACGTAAAAGTGAAGATAACCTTTTAGTGAATGTTAGGAACGATGTTAATGTAATGAATTGGACTGGTGCTGGTATATGGacagatattttattttcttattttaaTGACTATTTAAAGAGTGGTCTATCGACAAAAGTTAGTTGGAAAGAGTTTCATTTACTAGAAAACCCTAAATTATTAAGTGATGTACTTGTCTTTCCAGCCTTTTCATTCAATGCACCAAAGGAAATCACTAATCAAGATCCAAATAAGTCATATTATTTCTGTCATCATGAAAAAAAGAAGTCATGGAAAAACATTCCAAAAGTAGAAAACTAGTATGATCCTTTTagtataataatttaataatttatgaATGGTTTAGTTAGGAGTAGATTAATGTTAATGGATAATATTCTTTGgctattaataatatcttggatttctattattaattcGATTCTGGTATTATATCTGCGGAAAGAATTCTTGACGAGCTATAAAcgtaaaatattaaatcttattaaaagttcttaaatttcattaaagttattataCATCGATATATAGAAATAGATTCATTAAAGGTTAGCACGGATGGGAGCTCATTGTGTATCTAAtctttcttattatttgtaGGTTTGGAGAACCTTGGACTAACGACATATTTTAAGCCCTTGAATTGCTGTTCTTTGTCATGAGTTTCTTGTACGACCAAGAAACCGATATCAGATAATTTAGGCCAGTTAACAAATTGCATACCATGTTTGAAGATAAAGCTAGTTAAAGCAACTATCGTAATCGAGGCAATGAGGAAGAAAGTTAAGTTCTTAGAACTTGTAAAATAACCTTTTGGGAATAAGATAGTAGCGAAAAGAACAGTGATTGCAGCAATCAAAATGATTGGGATAAATTGGACATATAATGGTCTTCTGTCAGGGAATGCTGATTGAATAGAAGAAATATATGGCTTGAAGTTACccaaaaataaatcataGGAATCTTGTCTTGGACCATCGGTTAAATTGTTTTGATAATAACGAGAGATGGAGTTGATTAAATCATTGAAAGCACCCATTTTAGTACGTTTACCTGTTCTTGTAAAATCAGTCTTCAATGCACCAGTACCTGAATAAGATTCACTAACAGCATCAGCATTATCAGCCCATAAGTTTTGGAAAGCTTCCAATAGAGACTTGTCAATATCAGCCCATTGGGATTGATCTAAAATACAGTTAGATTCTTCAAAAGCGTTTTGAAGAACCCAATGGGCTATAACTGATTGAACAACATTTGTTCTATCCAAACAATCCATACAGTTTGTTCTGATAACTGCGTCTTGTTCGGAGGAAATTCTAACAGTTTCGCCAGCTGCATTTTCAACTTTGTGGAAGGTATTTGAACTTTTGAAACCATTCTTTTGTAACACGtcaattaatattttgacCTTGTTCCACTTCATGTTACGACATTCATGATGGAAATCGAAGTAAATGTAATGTAATTTTGGATCATTTAAGGCATTAATTGCTTGTTCATAAGCATTTTTAACTGGTGATTCATAACCAGATTGGTTAactaaattaattaaataattgtcaccatatattttttcttgttcGGCGAAATGCTTTTTGGTAGCTTCGTAATTTGATGCAACATCATTATCACCTAGGAATAAATTTGGCTTATATTTTAAGTTATTAACTTCAGCCCAATAGACAGGGACTGAACCTCTTGTTTGAACGAAAGAGAAACTTTCAAGAGGTGCATTACAAGCTGTAGCTTCGACAAACAATACTTGTTCAgtttcattgaaatttcCAACGTTaccatcttcatcaatacCACGTCTGAAGTATCTAGTACCGGCTCTGAATCTACTACGTCTGGTGATTAAACCTAAAGTGATTGGATTATAGTTAAAAACGGTACGGATAGCTTTACAGAAACCATAAATGACTGGTTGAATAAAGTAATCAACCTTTGGATCCTCTCTAGCTAAAGTTTGTAAATCTTCTGTTAAGTAATGGTTCCAAAAAAATCTAGTATCGGCATTCCTCCAGtcaattttatcttcaataGATGTTCTGAATTTTTGACTTCTTTGTCTTGTATTTACTAAATCATAAGTGTATgagaaatataattgagcattattcaattgtaagtttaataatttgataTACTCTTGTTCATCGGCATCTATTCTAGCAGAATCTTGAACTGGGATAATAGAATGTTGAGTGATCTTGTAGACTGGTTCACCATTGAATCTGGCAGTTTCCTCTACGGAATTAGCCACAATAGCGTATctgtttaattttaatctaATGAAACCTAATAAACAAGCGATTTCTGTGATGTTACCGGTGGTTGGGAATTCCTCTTGACCAACAACTTTAACACCTTGGTCatgatttgaaaattgtAAAACATCATTGAAAGTTTTCTTAATATCATCTTCAGTGATAGTTTCAGTTACAGCTGGTTTAAACAATAAACCGTCTGGAGTAGAAGCGAATAATAATGGACCGGTAGTCATGTTGGCCGTAAGTTTATGTAGTCAATTGTTATAGAAAGgaacaattgaattaaattttgttataATTGCCTATcgttttcaatattttgttttctgtttcaatattatggttcaaataatgaaaaaaaacaaacgTTACTTTTATAGTTGTATAAAATAGCGATCACTTAATTAATTAAGTTTTATGGTAGCAACTATGTGATTTGTACGTTAGATAATATATCActtgtttatatatgaatcTAAGTTGCTGCtgaataatatatattatatttgagCAGTTTTGAGATTAATAACTAAATActgaatttaatatctaATCATAAACAAGAAATCTAAAATTCCATTACACTGAGTAAcgaaaagaaataaaagtCAAGTTAACGAATTTGTTAATGGGGAGAAAGCTAGAAGAGAATACTACTACATATATTACATATATGAAACTatctaaaaagaaaaaatcgACAAAACCTTCTTTTCAGTggtaatttttcaaatatttccCTCTCttgaaagaagaaatcaaCCATATTGATGCAATGCAGAAAAAGCTATATTTtaagttattatttaaagatatttatttatttacttgTTTATTTAGTAGTAGCTTTTGTACTACCCTTTAAGTTTTTTACAGTAGCATCGTTCAGTTCTGTTATTTTTCCATATTGTTGCTGTTACAGTTACTGTTGTCGCCGTACTCGTAGTTGTTGTGGTGGtgcattatttattttcaattttttgattatatCTCTTGAACgaaaataatcaaaaaagGAAAGTCAGGGAGAGCAGCACTAGTAATGTTCAGTAAGAGATTGGATTATAAAACAAACGGAAGTAACAACATATCTGTATGTGAGGTTATGCTGTTAGTACTGTCGGTTTTTAGTGATATATATGTGCATGTCATTATATCTTAAGCGAAAAGACAAGGTTCACTGCAATTAAACTGAATACAGACTAGTATATTCGCTACTGCCTTGCCTGTTCATCCACACATGattgtgtttttttttaattatgCAATGACAGTGCCTCCTActaatgttaaaaatatagtTGTAGTTGTCGAGAAAACGAGAATAGTAATCAGTAGCAGTGTGTGTCCGGTGCTCTTCCTCTCTCTTAGCAGACACCACGAACTCTAAAGGCACGCCATTAACAACATCTCTCATTTGAAAAACACCACTGTACTGCATTGATAACAACTGCGGGCTGTTCAACACAGAGAGTGATTTTTTGTGCTCTTTTAGGAAACACCGTGATAAATGCCTTGTGCGAATTAGCAATTTTACGTAGGgtaattaattaattcttATACGAACAAAAAAGACAAGACAGATCACAGTTACCCAGCTTCTTGTTTTATTACCCtcattttgtaattttacTTCGCTACCGATGTACCAACcatgaaaaattaatactTTGCTTTTCATGACAACAATTTGATAACACAAATCTTAAAAGTTTCATGTAAGGTAGGGTAATATCTACATATATTTCATAAAGTTtacaattataaaaaatggGATACCATagttaatataattaattagTCAATACTGCTAAATTATCTGTTGTATATAATGTAATATATCGTTGACTAAGTTTTGAGTTTCTGCTGAACTAGGTTTATGGTTGAGTTGTCTAACTTTCCTGTAGAACATTAAACTGTGTGAATATTTTTCCCCCAATGAATTATAAATTGAGCGCCACCTTGAAAGGTCATACCCAGGATGTTAGAGATCTAGTAACCATTGATGACAATCGCATTGCAAGTGTCTCAAGAGACGGAACTCTCAGGGTTTGGTCAAAGACAAACAATAATCAATGGGATGACGGTACAATTGTATATTCAGATaaaaatttcttaaatTCAGTAACATTTGATTCaactaataatttaatatattttggtGGTAAGGattctttaattaatgCAAAATACACGAATTCATCTTTAGATGATGATCCAATTATTACTTTAATTGGTCATGAAGGTAATGTTTGTTCATTAAATTatgatgaaaaatcaaatttagTTACAAGTGGTAGTTGGGACATGACCGCTAAAGTTTGGAAAAATGGTGAAATGAAAGGAGATTTAAAAGGCCACAAAGGTTCAGTGTGGGATTCAGTCGTTTTGAGTTCTCATGCTGATTCCAATGACGCACATTTTATTACTGTTTCGGCTGATAAATATGTTAAAATTTGGAATAgtaaaaatgttattttgaataatttctATAATATTCATTCAGATGTAATAAGAAAAGTATTACCTTTAGAAGATggtaaaaaatttataacGGCATCAAATgattcatttattaaagttGTTGAAACAGAAACGGGTAAAGTATTGAATACTTTCTCGGGACATGAAAGTTTTGTTTATTCAATTGCTAGAAATAAACACAATGACGATGAATTAATATCATGTGGCGAGGATAGGTCTGTTAGAATTTGGTCCCTATCTACCGGTTTGGTGCAACAGGTAATAAGATTACCAGCTATATCAATATGGTGTATTGATACATTACCTAATGGTGATATAATCGTGGGGTCTAGTGATAATACAATAAGAATATTCACAAGAGATAGTACAAGAGCAGCCGAAGAGGAAGAATTACAACTATTTGAAGAATCTGTGTCgaattcttctttaaatgcCAATGCAATGGATTTTGatgaatcaaaattattaccATACGATACATTAAATCTTCCAGGTAAAAAGGAAGGACAACTAATAGTGGTCAAATCACCATCCACTGGTGTTATTGAAGCTCACCAGTATACACAGGGGAAATGGGCTAAAATAGGTGATGTTGTTGGTTCATCTAATACTGGAAATGaccaaaaaattgaatttgaagGGAAAAAGTATGATTATGTATTCGATGTTGATATTCAAGAAGGTCAACCACCTTTGAAATTGCCCGTTAATGCCAATGATAACCCATACATACTGGCCGATCAgtttttaatgaaatatgATTTATCTTCCACTTATAAAGATCAGATTGttaactttattattaccaataCCAATGGTGTTGCTTTGGATAACACCGCACCACCTGATCCATCACCAAGCGCGCATATAGATGATAATACTTCCAGGaatgatataattaattatttggTTTTGCCTGTAAAAGAGTTCTTATCTATTTCAGCTTTTAATCCTGATACCATTTTCAACGGTATTGTTAAGTTAAACGCTGGACAGGAAAAAAAAGTTCAGTTTGAAGATGACTTGTTGGCTGAACTTGGCACTGCACTAAATGACATAGACAATGGATGGGAGTTACTATTATCAATTGCCAATAGGATTAAAGAGGATTGGACCACGAAAATTCCCTCGTTTGATATCATGAGAATAATTGTTACAAAACTTCCCGAACCCGCGTACTTAATGGATTATGTTAAAACAGGTTTAGATAGTGCTGATATTAGAATTTCTATGCTAACTGTTCGTATGTTAGTAAATGCTTTtggaaatgaaaaatgGGGGTTGGATTTAATGGCGTCCaaagatattaaagaaaactTATTTGAGACAATCGGTACTAATTTTCCAACAGCAACTATGCAACAGGCATCAAACTATGCTCTTTCAGTTTCTACcttaattttcaattactCAGCATTATTATCgagaaataataatgaaaatatcgatttaattcatattttatcGGAAgctataaataataaatttgcaaaattagaagaataTCAAGATTCTGAGGAAGCCTGTTACAGATTAATTGTTGCCTATGGTAATATGTCATTAGTTGAACCTGCTTTAAAGAGTTTTGCTAGCTCAGTCACTTGGTTAAATAAAGCAAAATCCACTTATGGAACAATTCCAAGATTTGAACAAATTTTTAGAGACATCGGAGTGtgaaaacaattaatatatacCTAACATAGGTTTATAAATTTTACTAtatgttaatattaaaaattgaatttttttaaatgattatttatttacaaatgttaaataaaaatataatactaCGAATATGGAAATATTAAGTTACAATGTATCGCTTTACTTTATCTAATCTTCAACTTTTGTTTAAAGAGGAACATTGAAAAT of Tetrapisispora phaffii CBS 4417 chromosome 6, complete genome contains these proteins:
- the SAC1 gene encoding phosphatidylinositol-3-phosphatase SAC1 (similar to Saccharomyces cerevisiae SAC1 (YKL212W); ancestral locus Anc_1.533), with the protein product MTTGPLLFASTPDGLLFKPAVTETITEDDIKKTFNDVLQFSNHDQGVKVVGQEEFPTTGNITEIACLLGFIRLKLNRYAIVANSVEETARFNGEPVYKITQHSIIPVQDSARIDADEQEYIKLLNLQLNNAQLYFSYTYDLVNTRQRSQKFRTSIEDKIDWRNADTRFFWNHYLTEDLQTLAREDPKVDYFIQPVIYGFCKAIRTVFNYNPITLGLITRRSRFRAGTRYFRRGIDEDGNVGNFNETEQVLFVEATACNAPLESFSFVQTRGSVPVYWAEVNNLKYKPNLFLGDNDVASNYEATKKHFAEQEKIYGDNYLINLVNQSGYESPVKNAYEQAINALNDPKLHYIYFDFHHECRNMKWNKVKILIDVLQKNGFKSSNTFHKVENAAGETVRISSEQDAVIRTNCMDCLDRTNVVQSVIAHWVLQNAFEESNCILDQSQWADIDKSLLEAFQNLWADNADAVSESYSGTGALKTDFTRTGKRTKMGAFNDLINSISRYYQNNLTDGPRQDSYDLFLGNFKPYISSIQSAFPDRRPLYVQFIPIILIAAITVLFATILFPKGYFTSSKNLTFFLIASITIVALTSFIFKHGMQFVNWPKLSDIGFLVVQETHDKEQQFKGLKYVVSPRFSKPTNNKKD
- the DOA1 gene encoding Doa1p (similar to Saccharomyces cerevisiae DOA1 (YKL213C); ancestral locus Anc_1.534), whose amino-acid sequence is MNYKLSATLKGHTQDVRDLVTIDDNRIASVSRDGTLRVWSKTNNNQWDDGTIVYSDKNFLNSVTFDSTNNLIYFGGKDSLINAKYTNSSLDDDPIITLIGHEGNVCSLNYDEKSNLVTSGSWDMTAKVWKNGEMKGDLKGHKGSVWDSVVLSSHADSNDAHFITVSADKYVKIWNSKNVILNNFYNIHSDVIRKVLPLEDGKKFITASNDSFIKVVETETGKVLNTFSGHESFVYSIARNKHNDDELISCGEDRSVRIWSLSTGLVQQVIRLPAISIWCIDTLPNGDIIVGSSDNTIRIFTRDSTRAAEEEELQLFEESVSNSSLNANAMDFDESKLLPYDTLNLPGKKEGQLIVVKSPSTGVIEAHQYTQGKWAKIGDVVGSSNTGNDQKIEFEGKKYDYVFDVDIQEGQPPLKLPVNANDNPYILADQFLMKYDLSSTYKDQIVNFIITNTNGVALDNTAPPDPSPSAHIDDNTSRNDIINYLVLPVKEFLSISAFNPDTIFNGIVKLNAGQEKKVQFEDDLLAELGTALNDIDNGWELLLSIANRIKEDWTTKIPSFDIMRIIVTKLPEPAYLMDYVKTGLDSADIRISMLTVRMLVNAFGNEKWGLDLMASKDIKENLFETIGTNFPTATMQQASNYALSVSTLIFNYSALLSRNNNENIDLIHILSEAINNKFAKLEEYQDSEEACYRLIVAYGNMSLVEPALKSFASSVTWLNKAKSTYGTIPRFEQIFRDIGV